A window of Xylophilus sp. GW821-FHT01B05 contains these coding sequences:
- a CDS encoding CusA/CzcA family heavy metal efflux RND transporter, with protein MITSLIRAALSQRLLVVVLALVLCAFGLREATRLSVDAFPDVTNVQVQIATEAPGRSPEEIERFVTVPLEISMTGLPGLTEMRSLNKSGLSIITLVFTEKTDVYFARQLVTERLIEVTPRMPAGIVPVLGPVSTGLGEVYQYTLDHPDDGERALTPEELAERRTIQDWVVRPLLRSIPGVAEINSQGGYVRQYQALVDPARLRHYGLSVQKVVDAIAANNSNASGGFLPVATEQYLIQGVGLIRTLDDIGNIVVKEEKGVPVFVRDLAEVKLGHEARQGAIIKGGYTESVSGIVLMMRGGNAKEVVTRVKARVDEINAKGMLPGGLQIKSFYDRTDLVDSALWTVGKVLIEGIALVVVVLFVFLGDVRSSLIVVATLIITPLTTFIMMNRYGISANLMSLGGLAIAIGLMVDATVVVVENVYHRLGQMKEGGASKVRTILQATSEVATPTIFGILIIILVFLPLMTLQGIEGKMFGPLALTIAISLFVSLLVSLFLSPVLCSYFLKVKPGAGDHDTRVIAFMKRHYLRLLDGASARSRLTLGVAVLLLLGSMALFPFLGKSFMPTMKEGALTPQINRVPSISLDESIRMEMDAMKLVASVSGVKSVVSKLGRGESPADPAGPNESDPIVLLDPDSKRSQDEIDEEIREKLSTIPGVQIVLSQPISERVDEMVTGVRSQVAIKVFGDTLPELKRVSEQVARILKDVPGSRDIRIERLSGQQALMVDIDRKAIARQGLNVADVQAIIEAAIGGKVVTTLYEGERRYAVAVRFPEGARNSAEAIGNTMLPTPDGAQVPLYSVARIQLMDGPAQISRESGKRRVVVGANVEGRDLAGFVAEVQQRIDREVQLPEGYYFEYGGQFENMERAMATLAVIVPLTIAAIFFLLFMLFKSVKLAGLIILVLPFASIGGLVGLFVTGEYVSVPASVGFIALWGIAVLNGVVLVSYIRKLREDGYDVAAAVREGCVQRFRPVMMTATVALLGLVPFLFATGPGSEVQRPLAIVVIGGLISSTLLTLVVLPTLYRWFDEKPLEA; from the coding sequence ATGATCACTTCCCTGATCCGGGCCGCACTGAGCCAGCGGCTGCTGGTGGTCGTGCTGGCGCTGGTGCTCTGCGCCTTCGGCCTGCGCGAGGCCACGCGCCTGTCGGTCGATGCCTTCCCCGACGTCACCAACGTGCAGGTGCAGATCGCCACCGAAGCCCCGGGCCGCTCGCCCGAGGAGATCGAGCGCTTTGTCACGGTGCCGCTGGAAATCTCCATGACCGGCCTGCCGGGGCTGACCGAGATGCGCTCGCTCAACAAGAGCGGGCTGTCCATCATCACCCTGGTCTTCACCGAAAAAACCGACGTGTACTTTGCGCGCCAGCTCGTCACCGAGCGGCTGATCGAGGTCACGCCGCGCATGCCGGCCGGCATCGTGCCGGTGCTGGGACCGGTATCCACCGGGCTGGGCGAGGTCTACCAGTACACGCTGGACCACCCCGACGACGGCGAGCGCGCGCTCACGCCCGAGGAACTGGCCGAGCGCCGCACCATCCAGGACTGGGTGGTGCGCCCGCTGCTGCGCTCCATCCCGGGCGTGGCCGAGATCAACTCGCAAGGCGGCTACGTGCGCCAGTACCAGGCGCTGGTAGACCCGGCGCGGCTGCGCCACTACGGCCTGTCGGTGCAGAAGGTGGTGGACGCGATTGCCGCCAACAACTCCAACGCCAGCGGCGGCTTCTTGCCAGTGGCCACCGAGCAGTACCTGATCCAGGGCGTGGGCCTGATCCGCACGCTGGATGACATCGGCAACATCGTGGTGAAGGAAGAAAAAGGCGTGCCGGTCTTCGTGCGCGACCTGGCAGAGGTCAAGCTGGGCCATGAGGCGCGCCAGGGCGCGATCATCAAGGGCGGCTATACCGAGTCGGTGTCGGGCATCGTGCTGATGATGCGCGGCGGCAATGCCAAGGAGGTTGTCACGCGGGTGAAGGCGCGGGTGGACGAAATCAACGCCAAGGGCATGCTGCCCGGCGGCCTGCAGATCAAGTCCTTCTATGACCGCACCGACCTGGTCGACTCGGCCCTGTGGACGGTCGGCAAGGTGCTGATCGAAGGCATTGCGCTGGTGGTGGTGGTGCTGTTTGTGTTTTTGGGCGACGTGCGCTCCAGCCTGATCGTGGTGGCCACGCTGATCATCACGCCGCTCACCACCTTCATCATGATGAACCGCTACGGCATCTCGGCCAACCTGATGTCGCTGGGCGGCTTGGCGATTGCCATCGGACTGATGGTGGACGCCACCGTGGTGGTGGTGGAAAACGTCTACCACCGGCTGGGCCAGATGAAGGAAGGCGGCGCCTCCAAGGTGCGCACCATCCTGCAGGCCACGAGCGAGGTGGCCACGCCCACCATCTTCGGCATCCTGATCATCATCCTGGTGTTCTTGCCGCTGATGACGCTGCAGGGCATCGAGGGCAAGATGTTCGGCCCGCTGGCGCTGACCATTGCCATATCGCTGTTTGTCTCGCTGCTGGTGTCGCTGTTTCTGTCGCCGGTGCTGTGCTCTTACTTCCTGAAGGTCAAGCCCGGTGCGGGCGACCACGACACGCGCGTGATCGCCTTCATGAAGCGGCACTACCTGCGCCTGCTCGACGGCGCCAGCGCGCGCAGCCGGCTGACGCTGGGCGTGGCGGTGTTGCTGCTGCTGGGCTCGATGGCGCTGTTCCCCTTCCTCGGCAAGTCCTTCATGCCGACCATGAAGGAAGGCGCGCTCACGCCGCAGATCAACCGCGTGCCCAGCATCTCACTGGACGAATCCATCCGCATGGAAATGGACGCGATGAAGCTGGTGGCCTCGGTGTCGGGTGTGAAATCGGTGGTGTCCAAGCTCGGCCGTGGCGAGTCGCCAGCCGACCCGGCCGGCCCGAACGAGTCGGACCCGATCGTGCTGCTCGACCCCGACAGCAAGCGCAGCCAGGACGAGATCGACGAGGAAATCCGCGAGAAGCTGTCGACCATCCCGGGCGTGCAGATCGTGCTGTCGCAGCCGATCTCCGAACGGGTGGACGAGATGGTGACGGGCGTGCGCTCGCAGGTGGCAATCAAGGTCTTTGGCGACACCCTGCCTGAGCTCAAACGCGTCTCCGAGCAGGTCGCGCGCATCCTGAAAGACGTGCCGGGCAGCCGCGACATCCGCATCGAGCGGCTGTCCGGCCAGCAGGCGCTGATGGTGGACATCGACCGCAAGGCCATCGCCCGCCAGGGCCTGAACGTGGCCGACGTGCAGGCCATCATCGAGGCCGCCATTGGCGGCAAGGTGGTGACCACGCTGTATGAGGGCGAGCGCCGCTACGCCGTGGCGGTGCGCTTCCCCGAGGGCGCGCGCAACTCGGCCGAGGCCATCGGCAACACCATGCTGCCCACGCCCGACGGTGCCCAGGTGCCGCTGTACAGCGTGGCGCGCATCCAGCTGATGGACGGCCCGGCGCAGATCAGCCGCGAAAGCGGCAAGCGCCGCGTGGTGGTGGGCGCCAACGTCGAGGGCCGCGACCTGGCCGGCTTCGTGGCCGAGGTGCAGCAGCGCATCGACCGCGAGGTGCAACTGCCAGAGGGCTACTACTTCGAGTACGGCGGCCAGTTCGAGAACATGGAGCGCGCCATGGCCACGCTGGCCGTCATCGTGCCGCTGACCATTGCCGCCATCTTCTTCCTGCTGTTCATGCTGTTCAAGTCGGTCAAGCTGGCCGGGCTGATCATTCTGGTGCTGCCCTTTGCCTCCATCGGCGGGCTGGTCGGGCTGTTCGTCACCGGCGAGTACGTGAGCGTGCCGGCCTCGGTGGGCTTCATCGCGCTGTGGGGCATTGCGGTGCTGAACGGCGTGGTGCTGGTCAGCTACATCCGCAAGCTGCGCGAAGACGGCTACGACGTGGCCGCCGCCGTGCGCGAAGGCTGCGTGCAGCGCTTCCGCCCGGTGATGATGACCGCCACCGTCGCGCTGCTGGGCCTGGTGCCCTTCCTGTTTGCGACCGGCCCGGGCTCGGAAGTGCAACGGCCACTGGCCATCGTGGTGATCGGCGGGTTGATCTCGTCCACGCTGCTGACGCTGGTGGTGCTGCCTACGCTGTACCGCTGGTTTGATGAAAAGCCTTTGGAGGCTTAA